The Deltaproteobacteria bacterium DNA window GCGCGGCTTCGACACGTTTCGCTGGGCGGGCAGAAGACCTTTTCGCATTCACCCGTGAGGGTCCGGACCGCGATCCTCGACACGACGATGCCTTCCGCGAGCGCGGACGAGTCGACGTGTCGAACGGCCGTGCCGCGGGGCTGTTGTTCCGGGGTAGGCTTCGTGGTTTTCATGGGCACGTGCCGACGATTCGCATCACGCCGCGCGCCGCCGAGGTCGTCGCGCGCGTGCGCGCCGCGCGCGCGGGGGCACTGACCTTCACCATCGACGGCGGGTGCTGCGAGGGCACGGCGCCGCATCTCTTCGAGGACGCCGTGCTCGCGGGCGTCGAGCCGGTCGGCGAGGTCGCGGGCGTGCCCGTCTACCTCCAGGCGGCGATGGTACGGCCCTTCGCCGACGCCGACGTCACGATCGACGTCGTCGACGAGCCGACGTCGGACGCGATGTCGCTCGAGACCGAGTACGGCCTCCGCTTCGTGCTGCGCGAGGGCGCGCGCGCCTGCTCCGTCTGACGGTCGTACCGACGGCTCACGAGGCGGTCGCGGGCCGGTGATACGTCCGGAAGGTCAGGCTGCCGCGGGCGGGCGCGTGGTCGAGATGGAGGCCGCCCGGCGGGGCGTCGCCGGGCCCGGCGACGGAGGTCCAGAGCGTCGGGCCGGTCGCGGCGCCGCCGTCCGATTCGACCCAGAAATACAGCTCGCGGCCGGCGCTGTTCTCGATCGGCGCGAAGGTCGCCGCGACCCAGGCGCCGTCGGCGAGCGCGGCCGCGTCGACGACGGCCGCGCGGAGCGGCGTCCGCGCGTGCGGCGACTCGGCGAGCCGGACGTGGAGTCGGTGCGGGTGGCGGCGTCCGTCGGTGCCGACGCGGACGTCGACGCGGCAAAGGCCTTCGGCGCTCGCCCGAAAGGCTTGACCGAAGGTCCGCCCGCCCGTCACGAAGCCCGACGGCGTGTCGCTGGTCTCGACCGCGGTCCCGGGTTCGAGATCGTCCGGCGCGAGATCGCATCGGCCGACCTCCGCGAAGGCGGCGGGCGTGGGTGCGGTTGCCCCCGCCGTCGGCGGCCGGCGCGCGGCGAGCTCCCGCGCGCGCGCGAGCGCGTCGACGAGCGCGTCGACGAGCGCGTCGGCGAGCGCGGCCGGCGTGGCGTGGAGGAAGACGTCGTCGCGGGCGCGGTTGCCGAGGCGGCGGCCGAGCGCCGGGTCGTCGACGAGCGCCAGGAGCCGCTGCTCCCAGTCGGCGGGCGTGCTGGCGAGAAAGCCGTTCTCGCCGTGGCGGATCGCCCGGCGATACGCGGACGTCGGGCTCGCGACGGTCGGCAGCCCGAGCGCTCCAGCCTCGAGGTACTTCACCTCGCTCTTGGCGTCGCTGAAGGCGTCGGTGCGGAGCGGTGCGAGCTGGACGTCGGCGGCGGCGAGCGCGGCAAGGCTTTCGGGCCAGGGCAGGAGCGGGAGGCAGTCGATCCGTCCGGCGAACGGGATCAGGGCGGGATGCCCGCCGAGATGCCCGCCGAGGCGGAGGCGCGCGTGTGGTCGCGCCCCGAGGACCCGCGCCAGGGCGGGCGCGACCAGCGCGAAGTCGAGCTCGTGCATGGTCGTGCCGCTCTGGTAGGCGAGCACGACCTCGCCGGTGGCGGCGCGGGCGGGCGCCGCCGCCCGCCCGCGCGCGAGGCGCTCCACGATCGCGAGCGCGCCGAGCCCGAGGCCGTTCCGCGCGACGAAGCCCGGGACGCCGAGGCGGGCGGCGGCCTCGGCGAGCGGCTCCGTCGCGCCGAGGAAGACGTCGCAGGCGCCGAGCGCCACCGCGTAGCGGGCGGTCGCGCCGAGCCACCAGGCGCGCTGGTCCGCGGGGAGCAGCGCGAGCGCGTCGTGCGGGGTCGCCGCCGCGTCGAAGAGGAGATCGTCGCACGAGTAGACGAGCGGCTTTCCGCAGGCGCGCGCCCATCCGAGGCAGGCCTCGAGCCACGGGCTCATCGGCACGCGGTACACGACGACGACGCCCGCGGCGGCGATCGCCGCCGGCGCGTCGGGATCGCTCCACCAGAGGGCGCGGCTCGCGATGCCGCGCGCGGCGAGCGCGTCGCGGAGGTGCGTCACGCGGTAGCGGTAGGGAGCGCCGTCGCAGCCGGCGAGGAAGAGCACCGGCGCGAGCGGGCTCGGCCCCGTCACCGCCGCGCGCGCCGGCGTGGCGGCGGGTGCGTCCGCGCCGGCGCGGCCGGGCCGCACCTCGGCGTAGACGCGCTCGAGCGCGTCGATCTGCGCGTCGAGCGCGAGCACCGTGGTCGCGCCCGCGCCGGCCGCGAGCGCCTCGGCGAGCCCCGGCTCGAGGACGAACCGCCGCAGGCAGGTCGCGAGGTCGTCGGGATCGCCGGTCGCGAAGACGAGCCCGTTGCGCTCGGGGCGCACGATCTCGAGCGGCCCGCCGCAGTCGCTCGCGATCACCGGCACGCCGGCGGCCAGCGCCTCGCGGGTCACGAGCGAGAACGACTCGCGCATGAGCGACGGCACGACCAGGCAGTCGAGGGCGGCGAGCGCGGCCGGAAGCT harbors:
- a CDS encoding DUF779 domain-containing protein, which gives rise to MPTIRITPRAAEVVARVRAARAGALTFTIDGGCCEGTAPHLFEDAVLAGVEPVGEVAGVPVYLQAAMVRPFADADVTIDVVDEPTSDAMSLETEYGLRFVLREGARACSV
- a CDS encoding glycosyltransferase, with the translated sequence MRIAQVITLFLPDFVGGATLACAATARALRARGHAVEVFCGRPHGDAPPYAESRWDVDGIAVTGVNAAAGYDALGERAYHHPEVAPVFARFLARARPDVVHFHSIQALGADLVTTARAHGVPVVVTMHDWWWWCPRLFLVDDTGYVCPERVASERCGCAPGFDFVGRRAHLERCLAAADRILTPSRFLADAAIANGVPAARVRVVPNGVAPGGPRPARRPGPVRFGWFGGPDHRMKGLPTLLAAVDRTACGGFEVVLHTSGTVRRRGLGRTLVDRVGHALPVPLTIDDRIVVAPAFAPAELPAALAALDCLVVPSLMRESFSLVTREALAAGVPVIASDCGGPLEIVRPERNGLVFATGDPDDLATCLRRFVLEPGLAEALAAGAGATTVLALDAQIDALERVYAEVRPGRAGADAPAATPARAAVTGPSPLAPVLFLAGCDGAPYRYRVTHLRDALAARGIASRALWWSDPDAPAAIAAAGVVVVYRVPMSPWLEACLGWARACGKPLVYSCDDLLFDAAATPHDALALLPADQRAWWLGATARYAVALGACDVFLGATEPLAEAAARLGVPGFVARNGLGLGALAIVERLARGRAAAPARAATGEVVLAYQSGTTMHELDFALVAPALARVLGARPHARLRLGGHLGGHPALIPFAGRIDCLPLLPWPESLAALAAADVQLAPLRTDAFSDAKSEVKYLEAGALGLPTVASPTSAYRRAIRHGENGFLASTPADWEQRLLALVDDPALGRRLGNRARDDVFLHATPAALADALVDALVDALARARELAARRPPTAGATAPTPAAFAEVGRCDLAPDDLEPGTAVETSDTPSGFVTGGRTFGQAFRASAEGLCRVDVRVGTDGRRHPHRLHVRLAESPHARTPLRAAVVDAAALADGAWVAATFAPIENSAGRELYFWVESDGGAATGPTLWTSVAGPGDAPPGGLHLDHAPARGSLTFRTYHRPATAS